A single Candidatus Sulfotelmatobacter sp. DNA region contains:
- a CDS encoding ectonucleotide pyrophosphatase/phosphodiesterase — MRTDLRRVPLAILLAIAMATSAAAAPARAPSARRALLISVDGLRPDLMLRANTPTLHDLMRQGSFSMWARTTAVSITLPSHTSMLTGVPPARHGIDWNRDLPFSEIVYPRVPTLFELAKKAGRTTAMVAGKKKFEALAKPGTLDWCFVPSVTVVSDEQVADSAVAMIARHHPEVMFVHLPAVDTAGHEHGWGSDAQLDAIETADRCISAILGELRRQELLQATVVIVSSDHGGAGTEHGPDDPRSRTIPWLISGPGVRQGLDLTLDRDLVINTEDTFATICYLTRIPLPEHIDGRPVLAAMDSSLADSPAGSPASATSH; from the coding sequence ATGCGCACCGACCTCCGAAGAGTTCCGCTCGCGATCCTGCTCGCGATCGCGATGGCGACGAGCGCCGCCGCCGCTCCGGCTCGTGCTCCTTCGGCACGCCGAGCGCTCCTGATCAGCGTCGATGGCCTTCGTCCCGACCTGATGCTTCGCGCCAACACCCCCACGCTGCACGACCTCATGAGACAGGGCAGCTTCAGCATGTGGGCGCGCACCACCGCGGTGTCGATAACACTTCCCTCCCACACCTCGATGCTGACCGGCGTGCCGCCGGCGCGACACGGCATCGACTGGAATCGCGACTTGCCCTTCTCCGAGATCGTCTATCCGCGGGTGCCGACACTGTTCGAGCTGGCGAAAAAGGCCGGGCGCACCACGGCGATGGTGGCGGGCAAGAAGAAGTTCGAGGCGCTGGCGAAGCCCGGCACGCTCGACTGGTGTTTCGTCCCGAGCGTCACCGTGGTGAGCGACGAGCAGGTTGCCGACAGCGCGGTCGCGATGATCGCGCGCCATCACCCCGAGGTGATGTTCGTCCACCTGCCGGCGGTCGACACCGCCGGGCACGAACACGGCTGGGGCTCCGACGCCCAGCTGGACGCGATCGAAACTGCCGACCGCTGCATCTCGGCCATCCTGGGCGAGCTGCGCCGTCAGGAGTTGCTCCAGGCGACGGTGGTGATCGTGAGCTCCGACCACGGTGGCGCCGGCACCGAGCACGGGCCCGACGATCCGCGCAGCCGGACGATTCCATGGCTGATTTCGGGGCCCGGGGTCCGGCAGGGGCTGGATCTCACCCTCGATCGGGATCTGGTCATCAATACCGAGGACACTTTCGCCACGATCTGCTATCTGACCCGGATCCCTCTGCCCGAGCACATCGATGGCCGCCCCGTGCTCGCGGCGATGGACAGCTCGCTCGCCGATTCGCCTGCGGGGTCGCCGGCGTCCGCCACCTCCCACTAG
- a CDS encoding glycosyltransferase family 2 protein, translating to MEPGRISVVLVTHESIAVLDDCLGHVIPELRSNGAELIVVDNDSRDGSGPRVAALWPPAALIRNSRNRGFAAACNQGAAAASGEWLVLLNPDVNVDAGALGELRATLLANSDAGFVAGRLRSPDGRFQASCRRFPTAGNLIQSRGSVLSRWRRTGVPYTLPDANHVVSVPAVACAFVMIRRALFQSLGGFDERFFLFMEDTDLSLRLERAGYRNLFVPEAGATHRWGQGARSGKWRRTLHHHHSMWKYFRKHDPGGYSRLVLPLLLTGNLLARSLLRPRRGNPF from the coding sequence GTGGAGCCCGGCCGCATTTCCGTCGTACTCGTCACCCACGAGTCCATCGCCGTCCTGGACGACTGCCTCGGGCACGTCATCCCGGAGTTGCGGTCGAACGGCGCAGAGTTGATCGTCGTCGACAACGATTCTCGCGACGGCTCGGGCCCGCGCGTCGCTGCACTCTGGCCTCCGGCTGCGTTGATTCGCAACTCGCGGAATCGAGGCTTCGCGGCGGCATGCAATCAGGGCGCAGCCGCCGCCTCGGGCGAGTGGCTGGTACTGCTCAACCCGGACGTCAACGTGGATGCGGGAGCGCTGGGCGAGCTTCGAGCCACGCTGCTCGCGAATTCCGACGCGGGCTTCGTTGCGGGGCGACTTCGCTCACCGGATGGGAGGTTTCAGGCCTCGTGCCGCCGCTTCCCGACCGCTGGGAATCTCATCCAGTCGCGGGGATCGGTGCTTTCCCGCTGGCGGCGAACCGGCGTCCCCTACACGCTTCCCGACGCGAATCACGTGGTTTCGGTTCCAGCCGTGGCGTGCGCGTTCGTGATGATCCGGCGTGCGCTTTTCCAATCGCTCGGAGGCTTCGACGAGCGCTTCTTCCTGTTCATGGAGGACACGGATCTGTCGCTCCGCCTCGAGCGGGCCGGGTATCGCAACCTCTTCGTTCCCGAGGCGGGCGCCACACATCGCTGGGGACAGGGCGCGCGCTCCGGAAAATGGAGGCGCACGCTCCACCACCATCATTCCATGTGGAAGTACTTTCGAAAACACGATCCCGGCGGGTATTCCCGACTCGTGCTGCCGCTGCTGCTGACCGGCAATCTCCTGGCCCGGAGTCTTCTGCGGCCGCGCCGGGGCAACCCGTTCTGA
- a CDS encoding protein kinase gives MPLASGTRLGSYEILSPLGEGSMGAVYLARDLRLGREVALKVLPPDLATRPDQLARLEREARAVASLNHPNIVVLHSVEDAGSTRFLTMEHVVGETLDQLIAPAGWPVERVVDLGVALAEALAAAHDKGVIHRDLKPANVMITKTRHVKVLDFGLAKLEAEYEAPIATRAPTAPPPLSTAGQVVGTVPYMAPEQLRGEEVDGRTDLFALGVVLYEATCGHRPFDGRTFAEVSSAILRDEPVPLAQARPGVPAELDRLVDRCLRKPPLARFQTAREVADALRRLKHALEHGEPGARFGAARERLASVAVLPFVNRSASAEDEYFSDGLADELLNLLSKIRGLRVAARASSFQFRGTREDLGTIGAKLNVATVLEGSVRKSGPRVRISVQLVRIADAAPLWSETYDRGLDDIFAVQDEIAQSVVQELRTTLLGHGPELEASREVRAEVAKAARGRGTDPEAHRLYLQARYLIDRRTRDETLKGVEYLERALSRSPDFALAFAVLAQAYSRSADVGWLPLEEGYSRARLAVERALELEPDLAEAHAQMGWIRMIHDWDWRRAEASYRRALELAPGNSQALHGAGALAYNEGRLDEAIDFCRRALEQDPLNAGSYHNLGGMLRLTNLAEAEEAYRKALELAPQRIATRAALALVLVARGRGEEALSMARSEPNAGFRQWSLAIVYQALGLSDDSREALSALIAMDASVWALQIAEAHAMRDETDEAFEWLERAYQNRDGGLTEMKVSDRLRSLRSDPRWGTFLARMGFEP, from the coding sequence ATGCCCCTCGCCTCCGGTACCCGCCTCGGTTCGTACGAGATCCTTTCGCCGCTCGGCGAGGGAAGCATGGGAGCCGTCTATCTCGCCCGGGATCTGCGGCTCGGCCGCGAGGTGGCGCTCAAGGTCCTGCCACCCGACCTCGCGACCCGGCCCGATCAGCTCGCCCGTCTCGAGCGCGAGGCTCGCGCGGTGGCTTCGCTCAATCATCCCAATATCGTCGTGCTCCATTCCGTCGAGGATGCCGGCTCGACCCGGTTTCTCACCATGGAGCACGTGGTGGGCGAGACTCTCGACCAACTCATCGCGCCCGCGGGCTGGCCGGTCGAGCGCGTGGTAGATCTGGGAGTTGCCCTCGCCGAGGCGCTCGCGGCCGCGCACGACAAGGGTGTGATCCATCGCGACCTCAAGCCCGCCAATGTCATGATCACGAAGACTCGACACGTCAAGGTTCTGGACTTCGGGCTTGCCAAGCTCGAAGCGGAATACGAAGCGCCGATCGCGACCCGCGCGCCGACCGCGCCGCCTCCACTCTCGACTGCGGGGCAGGTCGTGGGCACCGTGCCCTACATGGCGCCGGAGCAACTGCGGGGCGAGGAAGTGGACGGCCGCACCGACCTGTTCGCGCTGGGAGTGGTGCTTTACGAGGCGACTTGCGGCCATCGACCGTTCGACGGCCGCACCTTCGCCGAGGTGAGCTCGGCGATCCTGCGCGATGAACCGGTCCCGCTGGCGCAGGCCCGGCCCGGAGTCCCCGCGGAGCTCGATCGATTGGTGGACCGCTGCCTGCGCAAGCCGCCGCTGGCGCGATTTCAGACCGCGCGAGAGGTGGCGGACGCGCTGCGCCGGCTCAAGCACGCACTCGAGCACGGCGAGCCTGGCGCTCGTTTCGGCGCCGCGCGCGAGCGACTGGCGTCGGTCGCGGTGCTGCCGTTTGTCAATCGGAGCGCCAGCGCCGAGGACGAATATTTCTCGGACGGCCTCGCCGACGAGTTGCTCAATCTGCTCTCCAAGATCCGCGGGCTCCGGGTTGCCGCCCGCGCCTCCTCGTTCCAGTTCAGGGGAACCCGGGAGGACCTCGGGACCATCGGTGCGAAGCTGAACGTCGCCACCGTGCTCGAGGGCAGCGTGCGGAAGAGCGGCCCGCGGGTCCGGATTTCCGTGCAGCTCGTGCGGATCGCCGATGCCGCGCCACTCTGGTCCGAAACCTACGATCGCGGCCTCGACGACATCTTCGCGGTTCAGGACGAGATCGCTCAATCGGTGGTCCAGGAGCTGCGCACGACGCTTCTCGGCCATGGGCCGGAGCTCGAAGCGAGCCGGGAGGTTCGAGCGGAGGTGGCGAAGGCCGCCCGCGGTCGCGGCACCGACCCGGAAGCGCACCGTCTCTACCTTCAAGCCCGCTACCTCATCGATCGCCGCACGCGCGACGAGACTCTGAAGGGCGTCGAGTATCTCGAACGGGCGCTCTCGCGCTCGCCCGACTTCGCGCTCGCGTTCGCGGTTCTGGCGCAGGCCTACTCGCGGTCCGCGGACGTCGGCTGGCTTCCGCTCGAGGAGGGCTACTCGCGGGCGCGCCTCGCCGTCGAGCGCGCACTCGAACTCGAACCCGACCTGGCCGAGGCTCACGCCCAGATGGGCTGGATCCGGATGATCCACGACTGGGACTGGCGGCGGGCGGAGGCGTCGTACCGGCGTGCGCTGGAACTCGCCCCCGGCAATTCCCAGGCGCTGCACGGCGCCGGCGCGCTCGCCTATAACGAGGGGCGCCTCGATGAAGCGATCGACTTCTGCCGGCGCGCGCTGGAGCAGGATCCACTCAATGCCGGTTCGTACCACAACCTGGGCGGCATGCTGCGACTGACCAATCTGGCCGAAGCGGAGGAGGCCTATCGAAAGGCGCTCGAGCTCGCGCCCCAGCGAATCGCGACGCGCGCCGCGCTGGCTTTGGTTCTGGTCGCACGCGGGCGTGGTGAAGAAGCCCTGTCGATGGCACGAAGCGAGCCGAACGCGGGCTTTCGGCAATGGTCGCTGGCAATCGTCTATCAGGCGCTGGGACTCTCGGATGATTCCCGCGAGGCCCTCTCGGCGCTGATCGCCATGGACGCCTCGGTCTGGGCTCTGCAGATCGCCGAGGCGCATGCCATGCGCGACGAAACCGACGAGGCCTTCGAATGGCTGGAGCGCGCCTACCAGAACCGCGACGGGGGGCTCACCGAAATGAAGGTGAGCGACCGCCTTCGCTCGCTGCGAAGCGATCCGCGCTGGGGAACGTTCCTCGCGCGGATGGGCTTCGAACCCTGA
- a CDS encoding S53 family peptidase: protein MATRSGMVRLKGSERDVLPGARAVGESNPSDRLTLSLYVRRNPRASPPSVEALGAQLPRDRRYLTHEQVEKAYGASPADLERVARFAATHGLVVVHRDAARRLVQVSGSVAAISAAFGVTLRQYERPGEHYRGREGFIHVPKNLKGVVEAVLGLDNRRVGRSYLRRARRRGEPPALAKNVHIPIDTYFPPQVAKLYDFPAGADGTGQTIGIVTLNESGGGYSVSALEKYFTHILKLRMPQITAVVVHGRGNDPHFGPSVSEDDVTDEVMLDLQVAGAAAPGAKLVMYFSEFTQQGWVDAITRFVHDREHHPSVVSISYGNPEKDGRSAWTDSAIRVVNAAFEAAAAKGITVCCASGDDGSHDDAGDRRAHADFPASSPYVLGCGGTRLVSRGQAIVRETVWNDSSGAGGGGVSALFPVPRWQKSASVPPSANRAHLPGRGVPDVSGLADPVTGYQVINADGSFDPRNPSGGTSATAPLWAALIARINEKLGVACGYLNPLLYTRFSSGVLRDIVHGSIGAYSAREGWDACTGLGSPGGTALLRALGGHQEGTPVHAGALTRPKRARRKR from the coding sequence ATGGCGACCAGGTCCGGCATGGTCAGGCTCAAGGGCTCCGAACGCGATGTCCTCCCCGGCGCGCGAGCGGTGGGGGAGTCGAACCCGAGCGATCGGCTGACGCTCAGTCTCTATGTGCGCCGCAATCCGCGAGCCAGCCCGCCTTCGGTGGAGGCACTGGGCGCACAGCTGCCGCGCGATCGACGCTATCTCACCCACGAACAAGTCGAGAAAGCCTACGGGGCGAGTCCCGCCGATCTCGAGCGCGTGGCGAGGTTCGCGGCGACCCACGGACTGGTGGTCGTCCACCGGGACGCGGCGCGCCGTCTGGTGCAGGTCTCCGGTTCCGTCGCCGCCATCAGTGCCGCGTTCGGGGTCACGCTCCGCCAGTACGAGCGGCCCGGCGAGCACTACCGGGGGCGTGAGGGCTTCATTCACGTCCCGAAGAACCTCAAGGGCGTGGTCGAGGCGGTGCTGGGGCTCGACAACCGCCGCGTGGGGCGCTCGTACCTGCGCCGCGCGCGGCGCCGCGGCGAACCGCCCGCGCTGGCGAAGAACGTCCACATCCCGATCGACACCTACTTCCCGCCCCAGGTGGCGAAGCTCTACGACTTTCCCGCCGGCGCCGACGGCACCGGGCAGACCATCGGTATCGTGACCCTCAACGAATCGGGCGGCGGCTACAGCGTGAGCGCGCTCGAGAAGTACTTCACTCACATCCTGAAGCTGCGTATGCCGCAGATCACTGCGGTCGTGGTGCACGGCCGGGGCAACGACCCGCACTTCGGTCCGAGCGTGAGCGAGGACGACGTGACCGACGAGGTCATGCTCGACCTGCAGGTGGCGGGAGCGGCGGCGCCGGGAGCGAAGCTGGTCATGTACTTCAGCGAGTTCACGCAGCAGGGCTGGGTGGATGCGATCACCCGATTCGTCCACGACCGCGAACACCATCCTTCCGTGGTCTCGATCAGTTACGGGAATCCCGAGAAGGACGGGCGGAGCGCCTGGACCGATTCGGCGATCCGGGTGGTCAACGCCGCGTTCGAGGCCGCGGCCGCGAAGGGCATTACCGTGTGCTGCGCCTCGGGTGATGACGGCTCGCACGACGACGCTGGCGACCGCCGCGCCCATGCGGATTTCCCGGCCTCCAGCCCCTACGTGCTGGGCTGCGGGGGCACGCGACTGGTCTCGAGGGGCCAGGCCATCGTCCGGGAGACCGTGTGGAACGATTCGAGTGGCGCGGGCGGCGGAGGAGTCAGCGCATTGTTCCCGGTGCCCCGCTGGCAGAAGTCGGCCAGCGTTCCACCTTCCGCGAATCGGGCGCACCTCCCGGGTCGCGGGGTCCCCGACGTCTCGGGCCTCGCCGATCCGGTCACCGGCTACCAGGTCATCAACGCCGATGGATCATTCGATCCGCGCAATCCGTCCGGAGGGACCAGCGCCACCGCGCCGCTGTGGGCGGCGTTGATCGCGCGCATCAACGAGAAGCTCGGCGTCGCGTGCGGCTATCTGAATCCGCTGCTCTACACGCGGTTTTCGAGCGGCGTGCTCCGCGACATCGTGCACGGCAGTATCGGCGCCTACTCGGCGCGTGAGGGCTGGGACGCGTGCACTGGGCTCGGCAGCCCGGGGGGAACGGCGCTGCTTCGGGCTCTGGGAGGCCACCAGGAAGGGACGCCCGTTCACGCCGGCGCGCTCACGCGCCCGAAACGGGCGCGCAGGAAGCGCTGA
- a CDS encoding protein kinase, protein MSTPQRIGIYPVERELGRGGMGIVYLGRDPRLDRPIAIKVLPDLFAGDPERLARFEREARLLASLRHPNIAGIYGLEESDSRRFLALEYVEGPTLAERIARGPLPIDECLEIARQIAAALEAAHEAGVIHRDLKPGNVKITPAGEVKVLDFGLAKGAGLAEASPDISHSPTLTQARTDVGVILGTAAYMSPEQARGKPVDRRTDIWSFGCVLFEMFTGRQLFGGETVSDTIAKILEREPPWSEIPSGVPERIRELLRRCLEKDPRKRLRDIGDARLELEEAISARTSQSRRAAAEIEAQRSAARGRAPLSTWLVAGAAMIVALLAIAWALSRSPGGAVRRLSINEPFGASLDGDAVDNAISPDGRWLVFTASDTSNTIQLWARDLSTLGGRPIPGTENGAKPFWSPDSRWVGFFADGKLKKVRPDGGVQVICAAPDNRGGGWSKQGTIVFAPAGESPLFAVSASGGEPRQVTTLDSTRHETSHRFPYFLPDGRHFLYSTLPATDRGFRILAGSLDGGPSREILTADSAPVYAAPGYLIYLRDRTLVARKFDTRSLTAGGEPLAFPDMPATSQSTGLRAATVSSNGMLAYMNGAVTNSRLIWLDRAGRTIGAVPAPAAQYGLIVVSPDGTHAAVDRIVSPNESDIWILDLARGVSSRLTYGPRNNNTGIWSPDGTRIAFETNRNGPYDIYVKSVSGATPETPLVVGQSLFKHPASWTPDGKTLAFYQMDSGTGFDIWTVPADGSLPPTPYLRTRFQEEFPDISPDGKWLLYNSDESGRPEEYVQSFPTPGHKYQVTTGGALLGFWRKDGKEIIALGPDGLTLLAAEVTESGERFRASPPRPLFRTPPNVNGVGLVRDGQRFLIPIPEGKTEAPSITLVMNWPTELAAIAAARQ, encoded by the coding sequence GTGAGCACTCCCCAACGCATCGGCATTTATCCGGTCGAGCGCGAGCTGGGCCGCGGCGGCATGGGCATCGTCTACCTGGGCCGCGATCCCCGGCTCGATCGCCCGATCGCGATCAAGGTGCTCCCCGATCTGTTCGCGGGCGACCCGGAACGCCTGGCGCGCTTCGAGCGCGAGGCCAGGCTGCTGGCTTCGCTGCGTCACCCGAACATCGCCGGGATCTATGGACTGGAGGAATCCGACAGCCGACGCTTCCTCGCCCTCGAATACGTCGAAGGGCCGACGCTCGCCGAGCGAATCGCGCGCGGGCCGTTGCCGATCGACGAATGTCTCGAGATCGCGCGCCAGATCGCCGCGGCGCTGGAGGCGGCGCACGAAGCCGGAGTGATTCACCGCGACCTCAAGCCCGGCAACGTCAAGATCACCCCGGCCGGCGAAGTCAAAGTGCTGGACTTCGGGCTCGCCAAGGGGGCCGGGCTCGCGGAGGCGAGTCCCGACATTTCCCACTCGCCGACGCTCACCCAAGCGCGGACCGACGTCGGCGTGATCCTCGGCACGGCCGCCTACATGAGCCCCGAACAGGCGCGCGGCAAGCCGGTGGATCGGCGCACCGACATCTGGTCGTTCGGCTGCGTGCTGTTCGAGATGTTCACCGGCCGGCAGCTGTTCGGCGGCGAGACCGTTTCCGACACGATCGCGAAGATCCTGGAGCGCGAGCCGCCATGGAGCGAGATCCCATCGGGCGTGCCCGAGCGGATCCGCGAGCTCCTGCGCCGCTGTCTCGAGAAGGATCCGCGCAAGCGCCTGCGGGACATCGGGGACGCGCGCCTCGAGCTCGAGGAGGCCATCTCGGCCCGCACCTCGCAAAGCCGGCGCGCGGCGGCGGAGATCGAGGCGCAGCGTTCCGCGGCGCGGGGGCGGGCACCGCTCTCGACCTGGCTGGTGGCCGGTGCCGCGATGATCGTGGCGCTGCTTGCAATCGCGTGGGCGCTTTCGCGGTCCCCCGGCGGAGCCGTCCGCCGGCTCTCCATCAACGAACCGTTCGGAGCGAGCCTCGACGGGGACGCGGTGGACAACGCCATCTCTCCGGATGGGCGCTGGCTGGTATTCACCGCGTCCGATACCTCCAATACCATTCAACTGTGGGCGCGCGATCTGAGCACCCTCGGCGGGCGCCCGATTCCCGGCACCGAAAACGGGGCCAAGCCGTTCTGGTCGCCCGACAGCCGTTGGGTCGGCTTCTTCGCCGACGGGAAATTGAAGAAGGTGCGTCCCGACGGCGGAGTGCAGGTGATCTGCGCCGCACCCGACAACCGGGGCGGTGGCTGGTCGAAGCAGGGAACGATCGTGTTCGCGCCGGCGGGAGAGAGCCCGCTGTTCGCGGTGAGCGCTTCGGGCGGGGAGCCGCGGCAGGTGACGACCCTCGACAGCACGCGGCACGAGACCTCACATCGCTTTCCGTACTTTCTTCCGGACGGACGGCACTTTCTCTATTCCACGCTGCCGGCGACCGACCGTGGATTCCGAATCCTGGCGGGCTCGCTGGACGGCGGACCGTCGCGCGAGATTCTGACTGCCGACAGCGCACCGGTCTACGCCGCCCCGGGCTATCTCATCTATCTGCGCGATCGCACGCTGGTCGCGCGGAAATTCGATACCCGCTCCCTCACGGCCGGCGGGGAGCCGCTCGCGTTCCCCGACATGCCGGCTACGTCTCAGAGCACCGGATTGCGCGCGGCGACCGTCTCCTCGAACGGGATGCTCGCGTACATGAACGGAGCGGTGACCAACAGCCGTCTGATCTGGTTGGATCGCGCCGGCCGAACCATCGGCGCGGTGCCGGCGCCGGCGGCGCAGTACGGGCTCATCGTGGTGTCGCCCGATGGAACGCACGCGGCCGTGGATCGCATCGTGAGTCCCAACGAGTCGGACATCTGGATTCTCGACCTTGCGCGCGGCGTGAGCAGCCGCCTCACCTACGGGCCGCGCAACAACAACACGGGGATCTGGTCGCCGGACGGCACGCGCATCGCATTCGAGACCAACCGCAACGGCCCATACGACATCTACGTCAAGTCGGTGAGCGGCGCGACCCCCGAAACACCGCTGGTGGTGGGCCAGAGTCTGTTCAAGCACCCGGCCAGCTGGACGCCCGATGGGAAGACCCTGGCTTTCTATCAGATGGATTCGGGCACCGGCTTCGACATCTGGACGGTGCCCGCCGACGGTTCGTTGCCACCCACGCCCTACCTGCGCACCCGGTTCCAGGAAGAGTTCCCCGATATCTCGCCCGATGGGAAATGGCTGCTTTACAACTCCGACGAATCGGGAAGGCCGGAGGAGTACGTGCAATCGTTCCCCACCCCCGGACACAAGTATCAGGTGACCACGGGAGGCGCCCTGCTCGGATTCTGGAGGAAGGACGGGAAAGAGATCATCGCTCTCGGCCCCGATGGTCTGACCCTGCTGGCAGCGGAGGTCACCGAGTCCGGCGAACGCTTCCGCGCCAGCCCGCCACGCCCACTGTTCCGCACGCCGCCCAACGTGAATGGTGTGGGGTTGGTTCGCGACGGCCAGCGGTTTCTGATTCCGATCCCCGAGGGCAAGACCGAGGCGCCTTCGATCACGCTGGTGATGAACTGGCCGACCGAGCTCGCGGCGATCGCGGCCGCCCGGCAATAG
- a CDS encoding ATP-binding protein, which produces MTPDPQVQDSDRDDRLASLLAHRTLAGAPREELEWVAQHSSRRRYQVGEVATRKGEPERWLQILLAGHLAAVVNRGAGSRRLIGWRGGDVCGLLPYSRGGSPPGDTVAEEPTEMLLVHQDRFPEMIRECPRVTALLVHAMLDRARFFTSSDSHDEKLVSLGKLAAGLAHELNNPASAAARSARRLVQTLAEAEKAERRLEGVPMSEAQRLALDTVRHQCEPLAGGVARSPIERADREEALAAWLDEHRLDPDIAPPLVDSGARLESLDALAQSFSGEALDAALRSIAAGCAARTLAAEIEVSASRIHELVAAIKGFTYMDRALTLEPTDLKRGIVETVTVLGGKARAKSVAIDLDLAPDLPRVPAFGGELNQVWANLLDNALDAVGERGRIEVTARRERDQVVVEIVDDGPGIPADIRSRIFDPFFTTKPVGSGTGLGLDIVHRLVLRHEGDVEVDSRPGRTTFRVSLPLRQSSARSNSG; this is translated from the coding sequence GTGACGCCCGACCCGCAGGTACAGGACTCCGATCGGGACGATCGTCTCGCGAGTCTGCTCGCCCATCGGACGCTGGCCGGGGCGCCGCGCGAGGAGTTGGAATGGGTGGCGCAGCACTCCTCGCGACGTCGTTACCAGGTCGGCGAGGTCGCCACCCGAAAGGGCGAACCGGAGCGCTGGCTTCAGATCCTGCTGGCGGGCCATCTGGCAGCGGTCGTGAATCGCGGCGCGGGCTCGCGCCGGCTGATCGGCTGGCGCGGTGGCGACGTGTGCGGGCTCCTGCCTTACTCGCGCGGCGGTTCGCCACCGGGCGATACCGTCGCCGAAGAGCCGACCGAGATGCTGCTGGTCCATCAGGACCGCTTCCCCGAGATGATTCGCGAGTGCCCGCGAGTGACCGCGCTGTTGGTGCACGCGATGCTGGATCGTGCACGGTTCTTCACCTCGAGCGATTCCCACGACGAAAAGCTCGTGTCGCTGGGCAAGCTCGCCGCCGGGCTCGCCCACGAGCTGAACAATCCGGCCTCGGCCGCAGCGCGAAGCGCGCGCCGGCTGGTGCAAACCCTGGCTGAAGCCGAAAAGGCGGAACGCCGGCTCGAAGGCGTCCCGATGAGCGAGGCGCAGCGCCTCGCCCTCGACACCGTGCGCCACCAGTGCGAGCCGCTGGCTGGTGGCGTCGCTCGTTCACCGATCGAGCGCGCCGACCGTGAAGAAGCGCTGGCCGCGTGGCTCGACGAGCACCGGCTCGACCCGGACATCGCGCCGCCGCTGGTCGACAGCGGCGCTCGGCTGGAATCGCTCGACGCGCTGGCACAGAGCTTCTCGGGAGAGGCGCTCGACGCCGCGCTCCGCTCGATCGCGGCCGGCTGCGCGGCCAGGACGCTCGCCGCAGAGATCGAAGTATCGGCTTCCCGCATTCACGAGCTGGTCGCAGCGATCAAGGGATTCACCTACATGGATCGCGCGCTGACGCTCGAGCCCACCGACCTGAAGCGCGGGATCGTCGAGACCGTCACCGTGCTCGGCGGCAAGGCGCGCGCGAAATCGGTGGCGATCGATCTCGATCTCGCACCCGATCTCCCTCGGGTCCCCGCGTTCGGCGGGGAGCTCAATCAGGTGTGGGCGAATCTCCTCGACAACGCGCTTGATGCGGTGGGCGAGAGGGGCCGGATCGAAGTCACGGCACGCCGCGAGCGCGATCAGGTGGTCGTCGAGATCGTGGACGACGGTCCGGGAATCCCTGCCGACATCCGCAGCCGCATTTTCGATCCGTTCTTCACCACCAAACCCGTGGGCAGCGGCACCGGCCTGGGGCTCGACATCGTGCACCGGCTGGTGCTGCGCCATGAAGGCGACGTGGAGGTGGATTCGCGGCCGGGGCGGACCACGTTCCGCGTCAGCCTGCCGCTCCGTCAATCTTCGGCGCGTTCGAATTCCGGATAG